The following coding sequences are from one Xiphophorus couchianus chromosome 7, X_couchianus-1.0, whole genome shotgun sequence window:
- the txndc9 gene encoding thioredoxin domain-containing protein 9 yields the protein MAIPVEIISKVIEQTAKVVDEQVEAQLSKLNEMDDDDLERLKERRLEALKKAQKQKQEWLSKGHGEYREISSEKDFFDEVKDSKNVVCHFYRNSTFRCKILDKHLALLAKKHVETKFIKLNVEKAPFLTERLRIKVIPTLALLLDGKTKDYVVGFTDLGNTDEFSTEMLEWRLGCADVINYSGNLMEPPTGSQKSGSKITKVEKKSIRGRGYDSDSEDD from the exons ATGGCCATTCCCGTTGAAATCATAAGCAAGGTGATAGAGCAAACGGCTAAGGTGGTAGACGAGCAGGTGGAGGCGCAGCTCAGCAAGCTGAATGAAATGGACGACGACGATCTTGAGAGGCTGAAGGAAAGACGATTGGAGGCACTTAAAAAAGCACAGAAGCAAAAGCAA GAGTGGCTGTCCAAAGGCCATGGCGAGTACAGAGAAATCTCCAGCGAGAAAGACTTTTTTGATGAAGTAAAGGACAGCAAGAATGTTGTCTGCCACTTTTACAGAAATTCAACCTTCAG ATGTAAGATCCTGGACAAACACCTGGCTCTCTTGGCAAAGAAGCATGTTGAAACCAAGTTCATTAAACTAAATGTAGAAAAGGCCCCATTTTTGACAGAGAGGCTACGCATCAAAGTTATTCCTACACTGGCTTTGCTTTTAGATGGGAAAACAAAGGATTATGTAGTGGGATTCACAGATCTGGGCAACACAGATGAGTTTTCCACCGAGATGCTTGAATGGAGACTTGGATGCGCAGATGTGATTAACTACAG CGGCAACCTGATGGAGCCACCGACAGGATCACAAAAGTCTGGCTCAAAGATCACAAAAGTGGAGAAGAAAAGTATCAGAGGGCGAGGTTACGACTCCGACTCCGAGGACGACTGA
- the mitd1 gene encoding MIT domain-containing protein 1, with amino-acid sequence MTENHVSGMEASAVSVLKRAVELDHSGRFQESLVCYQEGIQLLLDVLKALKDDSKRGHYREKIKGYMDRAEQIKSHVNQMKEDGKYHEQIKISEDATGYCYEALFKPYISSALSEIWVEDPYIRHTHQLYNFLRFCEMLLKSCGKVNKIHLLTSQDEGDNTQQNSALSELRGSLGGHGVTLDVQYSSTIHDREIRFDNGWIIKIGRGLDYFKKPKGRFSIGYCDYDLRHCHETSVDIFHTKHTKTL; translated from the exons ATGACAGAGAACCACGTGTCCGGGATGGAGGCTTCGGCCGTGTCAGTTCTGAAACGAGCCGTGGAGCTGGACCACAGCGGCCGCTTCCAGGAGTCTCTGGTCTGCTACCAGGAGGGGATCCAGCTGCTCTTAGACGTGTTGAAAG CTTTGAAAGATGACTCAAAGAGAGGACACTACAGGGAGAAGATCAAGGGCTACATGGACAGAGCAGAGCAAATCAAATCTCATGTTAACCAGATGAAAGAAG ATGGGAAATATCACGAGCAGATAAAGATCTCGGAGGATGCCACAGGCTACTGCTATGAGGCTCTGTTTAAACCTTACATCAGCAGCGCTCTCTCTGAGATTTGGGTGGAGGACCCATACATACGTCATACCCACCAG TTGTACAACTTCCTACGGTTCTGTGAGATGTTGCTAAAATCGTGCGGCAAGGTGAATAAGATCCACCTCCTCACATCCCAGGATGAA GGTGATAACACCCAGCAGAACAGCGCTCTGTCCGAGCTGAGGGGCAGTCTGGGGGGTCATGGGGTGACTCTGGATGTTCAGTACTCCTCCACCATTCATGACAGGGAGATCAG GTTTGACAATGGTTGGATTATAAAAATCGGAAGAGGGTTGGATTACTTTAAGAAGCCTAAG GGCCGGTTCTCTATCGGATATTGTGACTACGACCTCAGACACTGCCATGAGACTTCTGTTGACATTTTCcacaccaaacacacaaaaactctATGA
- the cracdla gene encoding uncharacterized protein KIAA1211 produces MESFSGDNEEGTEDITKRKSSKIKSLKSRFFRRAKKKGAEADAKLSQSASDITAGKGLGSDENLASQGTMGSRAISHESIFLDDQVLSDPDPVRVSSQENVHSKIKSLQMKLQLQKMHFGPPPMVLPIRSPEEMAQQSEDFTFHGSNESSGEGTLTKSTSQPTSPPVSPISKLAQTVSPSQMPSHHFSVSGPNYSSPATAETPVDFSTPAEFTASLDTSALRHRMSIKPRNQRASSKRKPSSGIESGSPLRDLKVRDRFERVQEQEKAVVAQEGQTVETDKGQANLSQLSPLTFEELSPVSSEVASKLPSQDNALPETKAFPILRVKPPGQLDASPTKRPHSSYIDSEIKEKKESDLESQVTSQNKRNTFFASMTEVSSEQLSPFSSWLTSRSPLAQQQQAKNNEDISTRIKTQSSGSDSFNLYRNWDEERPRSGSFTGLLEKSKPRTKSFGVAEEKIAKEREELKNLTGSLEKPEAKSRSFEGIEDKITREEEKVRSLTGVFEKPEAKKSLASEKITREKEEVKRFTGSLEKPEAKTREFGGTEEKITREREDLKSVTGFFEKPEVRTKSFEGTEEKITKEKEEVKSFTGLREKSEAKSRPFGGTEEKNTSKIKELKNVTGFLEKHEAKIRSFGGAEEKNTREREELKYFSEVLGKPEAKTRLFGGTEEKITNEKEEAKHFTEFLEKPDVKTRSFGGTEEKITKEKEEVEGFTGFWEKPEVKTRPFGGTEEKKTRQREELKNFTGVLEKPEAKTRSFGGTEEKITREREEVKSLQPKGSPFAADRSTGSSLPWERNLNYKKIEPVTTAKNSPLDTYVIEAARVDGTPEIVDEAVEAKELPEDETRTPFGVKLRSTSRSFKFRSETASQRHSATLLSDDQDVDTKKRQKMVDCSSQISEKILANTSSSRRSPDPAPFGVTLPVRRNTSLEESSQTTPVEVQTTSMHLAESETAPQVTQPSSQASSSDVSWMSLAMEKTRSLQHLLTSRFQRDFTGTQTGARPKSQEETITGPQVQNQTVKIQQSTPQLSSDKMKEESVQSSGEEQAVKPSAPASQKKMTLITQFESCSSRDSPISRQMSQGQTQPNRAQSDPQAIPRTTHSPSPSSPLIGNTSPFTFTRRNAPQSLAQPNQSSPQQQTCWTSQGLQPATQFKHVPSALDSEPAVTSAAAPTLDFALERREKESSVPKESPSLVSKRVLWTGSAADRVAFMEKRAEWTTPPLLKEVEQKKSQAQMQTSSDTDTLAYLFPLSKDTMEIRQVAKSAESSPSRVIEKPPEDKWTQKNVELPSSPSSLLTRSSALHSDSSQPSWMELAKRKSMAWSDKSTG; encoded by the exons ATGGAGTCGTTCTCAGGAGACAATGAAGAAGGCACAGAGGACATCACAA AACGTAAAAGTTCCAAAATCAAGTCTCTGAAAAGCCGTTTCTTCAGGAGGGCTAAGAAGAAGGGTGCAGAGGCAGATGCCAAGCTCAGCCAGTCAGCTAGTGATATAACCGCTGGAAAAGGACTTGGTTCAGATGAAAATTTAGC TTCTCAGGGTACAATGGGCTCCCGAGCAATTTCCCACGAAAGCATCTTTCTGGATGACCAGGTCCTTTCGGACCCGGATCCAGTCAGGGTTTCATCTCAGGAGAATGTTCACAGCAAAATCAAATCTCTGCAG ATGAAGCTCCAGCTGCAGAAGATGCATTTTGGGCCACCGCCAATGGTTCTGCCAATCAGGAGTCCAGAGGAAATGGCTCAGCAGTCGGAGGACTTTACTTTCCACGGCTCTAATGAAAGCTCAGGAGAGGGAACCCTCACAAAG tcaaCATCTCAGCCAACTTCTCCTCCAGTCTCGCCCATCTCAAAATTGGCTCAAACAGTATCACCGTCCCAAATGCCTTCCCatcacttttctgtttctggacCCAACTATTCATCACCAGCTACAGCTGAGACTCCGGTAGACTTCAGCACACCAGCCGAATTCACCGCCTCCCTAGATACATCTGCTTTACGCCACAGGATGTCGATCAAACCTAGAAACCAGAGAGCCAGTTCAAAGAGAAAACCATCTTCTGGG aTTGAATCTGGATCTCCTTTACGGGACCTGAAAGTCCGTGACCGATTTGAGCGTGTTCAAGAACAAGAGAAGGCGGTTGTTGCTCAAGAGGGACAAACAGTGGAGACAGACAAAGGACAGGCCAATCTTTCCCAGCTTTCTCCACTAACATTTGAAGAATTGTCACCAGTTTCATCTGAGGTTGCGTCCAAATTACCCAGTCAGGACAATGCTCTTCCTGAGACCAAAGCCTTCCCAATTCTTCGAGTGAAGCCTCCAGGGCAATTGGATGCATCGCCCACTAAACGGCCACACTCATCCTACATTGATTCagaaatcaaagagaaaaaggaatCGGATTTGGAGAGCCAAGTAACGTCCCAAAACaagagaaatactttttttgccAGCATGACTGAAGTGTCCTCTGAGCAGCTCTCGCCATTCAGCTCATGGTTGACATCCAGGTCACCTCTTGCTCAGCAACAACAGGCTAAAAATAATGAGGACATCTCAACAAGAATAAAGACACAATCATCAGGATCTGACTCCTTTAATTTGTACAGAAACTGGGATGAAGAAAGACCTCGATCAGGCAGTTTCACAGGACTCCTGGAAAAGTCTAAGCCCAGGACTAAATCATTCGGGGTAGCTGAAGagaaaattgcaaaagaaagagaagaactAAAGAATTTAACAGGATCCTTGGAAAAACCTGAAGCCAAATCTAGATCATTTGAGGGGATAGAAGATAAAATCACAAGAGAAGAGGAGAAAGTTAGAAGTTTAACAGGAGTCTTTGAAAAACCTGAAGCCAAGAAAAGCTTGGCTTCAGAGAAAATCACaagagaaaaggaggaagttAAACGTTTCACTGGATCCCTGGAAAAACCCGAAGCCAAGACTAGAGAATTTGGGGGAACAGAAGAGAAAATTacgagagaaagagaggatTTAAAGAGTGTCACTGGATTCTTTGAGAAACCTGAAGTCAGGACTAAATCATTTGAGGGAACAGAAgagaaaatcacaaaagaaaaggaggaagttAAAAGTTTTACAGGATTGCGGGAAAAATCTGAAGCCAAAAGTAGACCATTTGGGGgaactgaagagaaaaacacaagcaaaataaaGGAACTTAAAAATGTCACAGGATTCCTGGAAAAACATGAAGCCAAGATTAGATCATTTGGGGgagcagaagagaaaaacacaagagaaagagaggaacttaaatatttttctgaagtCCTTGGGAAACCTGAAGCCAAGACCAGATTATTTGGtggaacagaagaaaaaatcacaaatgaaaAGGAGGAAGctaaacattttacagagtTCCTGGAAAAACCTGATGTCAAGACCAGATCATTTGGGGgaacagaagagaaaataacaaaagaaaaggaggaagttgAAGGTTTTACAGGATTCTGGGAAAAACCTGAAGTCAAGACTAGACCATTTGGgggaacagaagaaaaaaagacaagacaaagaGAGGAACTTAAAAATTTTACTGGAGTCCTTGAGAAACCTGAAGCCAAGACCAGATCATTTGGgggaacagaagaaaaaatcaCAAGAGAAAGGGAGGAAGTTAAAAGTTTACAGCCTAAAGGAAGCCCCTTTGCTGCAGACAGATCCACGGGCTCATCTCTTCCATGGGAAAGAAATCTCaactataaaaaaatagaacCAGTGACAACAGCCAAAAACTCACCCTTAGACACGTATGTCATAGAGGCAGCGAGAGTGGACGGCACTCCGGAGATAGTGGATGAGGCTGTGGAAGCAAAGGAGCTTCCGGAGGATGAAACAAGGACACCGTTTGGCGTAAAGCTTCGCTCCACATCGCGCTCATTCAAGTTCCGCTCTGAAACAGCCTCTCAGCGCCATTCAGCGACGCTGCTGTCCGATGACCAAGATGTCGacacaaagaaaagacagaaaatggtcGACTGTTCCagtcaaatatctgaaaagatACTAGCAAACACAAGCAGCTCCCGCAGATCACCAG ATCCAGCTCCTTTCGGCGTTACCCTTCCAGTCAGGCGCAACACTTCACTTGAAGAAAGTTCTCAAACCACTCCCGTAGAAGTCCAAACAACTTCCATGCACCTAGCGGAATCTGAAACTGCCCCCCAGGTGACTCAGCCTAGCTCACAAGCATCCTCATCTGATGTGTCCTGGATGAGTTTGGCCATGGAAAAGACCAGGAGTCTCCAACATCTTTTGACCAGCAGAtttcaaagagattttactGGCACACAAACTGGAGCTCGGCCTAAAAGCCAAGAAGAGACAATCACTGGACCTCAGGTGCAGAACCAGACAGTAAAGATTCAACAGAGCACACCACAGCTATCAtcagacaaaatgaaagaagaatCCGTTCAAAGCAGTGGCGAAGAGCAAGCTGTCAAACCCTCGGCACCAGCATCTCAAAAGAAGATGACGCTGATAACTCAGTTTGAGTCATGCAGCTCTAGAGACTCTCCAATCTCTAGACAAATGAGCCAAGGCCAGACGCAGCCTAACAGAGCTCAATCAGACCCTCAGGCCATCCCAAGAACAACCCACTCTCCATCACCCTCATCTCCTCTAATAGGCAACACGTCTCCATTTACATTTACACGAAGGAACGCGCCCCAGTCACTTGCACAGCCTAATCAATCCTCTCCCCAGCAGCAAACCTGCTGGACCAGTCAAGGTCTCCAACCTGCCACTCAATTCAAACATGTACCTTCAGCTCTGGATTCAGAACCTGCAGTCACAtcagctgcagctccaactCTTGACTTTGCCttggaaagaagagaaaaagaatcCAGTGTTCCGAAAGAAAGTCCATCCCTCGTAAGCAAGCGGGTACTTTGGACTGGATCAGCGGCCGACAGGGTTGCCTTCATGGAGAAACGGGCAGAATGGACAACGCCACCATTGCTAAAGGAG GTGGAACAGAAGAAATCTCAAGCACAAATGCAAACCTCGAGTGACACTGACACTCTGGCTTATCTTTTCCCTCTAAGCAAAGATACAATGGAAATTAGACAAGTGGCAAAATCAGCAG AATCCAGCCCGTCCAGGGTTATAGAAAAGCCTCCTGAGGACAAATGGACCCAGAAAAATGTGGAGTTGCCCTCCTCCCCATCTTCTTTACTCACTCGTTCATCAGCGCTGCATTCTGACAGCAGCCAGCCGTCCTGGATGGAGCTGGCTAAGAGGAAGTCAATGGCTTGGAGCGATAAGAGCACGGGCTAA
- the mrpl30 gene encoding large ribosomal subunit protein uL30m, translating into MSGICRGLSFLTSKALKDATVLSPCSWFVPTRSKFSKSRIPETIFEERSKEHEKYGGDPEQPHKLHIVTRVKSAMRRPYWEKNIVKYFGLQKAHKPVIHKNTPSVNNQLKIIKHLIRIQPLKTPHGLPSEEDMADTYINSKGELIVRRLLQPVDNKAIES; encoded by the exons ATGTCAGGCATTTGCCGCGGTTTGAGCTTTCTCACAAGTAAG GCATTGAAAGACGCCACAGTTTTATCACCTTGTTCGTGGTTTGTGCCCACTCGCAGCAAATTTTCCAAATCAAGAATCCCAGAGACG ATTTTTGAAGAGAGATCAAAAGAGCACGAGAAGTATGGAGGCGATCCAGAGCAACCTCACAAACTGCACATAGTGACCCGGGTCAAAAGTGCAATGCGAAGGCCATACTGGGAGAAGAACATCGTGAAATACTTTGGACTTCAAAAG GCCCACAAACCTGTAATCCATAAAAACACGCCTTCAGTTAATAACCAACTGAAAATTATCAAGCATCTTATAAG GATACAGCCCCTGAAAACTCCACATGGTCTCCCTTCTGAGGAGGACATGGCCGACACATACATCAACAGCAAGGGAGAGCTGATTGTACGTCGCCTTCTCCAACCTGTCGACAACAAGGCTATTGAGTCTTAG